The window GAGGCTCAGGCCCGCAGCGTAGGACATGAATCTGAGGAAGTACAGATTTCTCCGCATcgaaaatttaaaactatattcatTAAATTGCACTATAGATTTCAGCAAGGAGCCACAAAGGAAGAGGGCGTCGGCCGCCGCCAGGTTGAGGATGTAGACGGAGAAGTGATTCCTGCGGATGCGGAAGCTCAGGAGCCACAGGACGGCGCCGTTCCCCACCAGCCCAAGCAGGGCAATGAGCAGAGAGAGGATGTTCATCCAGCCATAAAAGTCAAGGCTTCCAGATGAACTACCACCTTTCCTAATCTGTGTTGAATTGTCAGAACCATATCCTGGATATTCAGGTGTGGGGGACACCGTCATGTTGGGTGGTCTGCGCTCCATGGAGCCCTGCTCCTCTCAGACACCCtggggacacagagacagagaaggacatCAAGGAGTTTCCCGGCCTTTTatgcctctctctcccttcaaGACTCCTCTTCCTCACTGCCTCTTTCTAGGATGCTCCTGGGGGCGCCACAGTGCACAGAGCTTTGGGtctagggaaaaaatgaattataatattgacttggaaacttactagtgaaaaaaaatcattatttaacccatattaataactaattattcaATTAGGGTTAAGactttcccttcctatttcctcctccagaaaCCAGTCCCTTGTAGGTTATTCCTCGGTCTCTGAAGGACATTGCTGATGCATGAATTTGCTCCAATCCTTGAGGTACATGATTTTCCATCACGAAAGAGAAGCTTATGTAGGTATTATTACCCGATCACTGTTCCTGGTTCATTGGCTGGGGAGAAATGGATGCCTTTGTCCAGGTACCTGGGGCAGCTAAAGCTCCTCATGCCCTCAGCAGGTGGACAGGAAGGCTCTTGTCCAGCTCCTGGGCCACTTCCTCGAGGATTGTTGGTTTCCACCCTCAGGTATAGCCTCCTTTCTAAAGACTTTTAAAGAATTCAATACTCTCCAGAGGCATCTTTGGCTTCCAGCCAAGATCCTGATCTCAATGTCTTATTTCCCAGCCATCATTAAAAACCCATTATTAATTACCCCCAAATTGTCTCCAGGACTTGTCATTACTTACattggctgtgtaaccctggacataTACAACTTTTGTGTCCTTTGCGTTCCAAATTGCAAAATGAGACCAAAAATAGCAGGAACCTCACAGAGATCTttagatcaaatgagacagtatttgtGGTGTGCTTAACATTGTGCCTAGGACTCAAGTAGATCATTAGAAAAAGCTggtttcattttcccctttgcaTCTCCCTCTTGTCATGATGGGACAGAGAGGTATAGAAATGAATCTTTTAGAGAAGATGGGGGTACATGTGTCTCACCTTTCTTCTCTGACCACACTCAAATTCACCCtttgtttccctctctcttctcctctttctttagtACATGGGGGTTTGGCTTCCTTCTAAACCCAATGTGGACAGGCCTAAGGGTGGGCTGAACCACTTCATTTAAAACAATGGACATTTGGTAATTCATTTCATGGATGTATGCAtgccattttctgtttctttactcTTTGATGAATTCATAAATTCATTCatcctattatttatttataattaaaaatatttatcaataactTTTCCTTGCACATAATTTACATTGTGGTATATGCTGTCCCCCAcagaaaatcaatattttaaaatcaaagtgAATGGGACTAGTGAAGATTCCTTAGAGTCTATAGGGTAAAGTAGGTCAAACCTTAGATCTAGTCTTCAGGAAGTCACATCACCTCcaggaagtagacagcattgttgaccattgatcaatggttacttccttttcagtccatccaatgtatttaaaaataagcagGAAAGAGGAGATGTATCCTTATCTTTTCTGCTATATAATTCATTGTCGTTTAATGTCATGTGCCATTCACCATGCTGGACTGTCCAGTTGATGTGTTTGGACCTCTTCTTGCAATGATGGAAGAAATGCTTTCTATTTGTATCTGAAGATCATGTCACCAGTCATCCTGGTCTTTGGCAGGTTCTGTCCAGTAACTGCCTGGGAAGAATCTGGGTGCCATTGGCACCCCCCAGAATGGTGGTGTGAGTTGAGAAAGCCAGTCAGTCTCTTCATTTGGCAAGAGCACCATTCTCTGTGTCAGTTGTGGATGTGTATTAGCTACCTAATttatgacaaattattttatttctgtccaGTTTTTAACTTGTAAAGAGAAACAGTAATGATTGCTGTGAAGATTacatgattgcaaaagtgcttagcatgaaACAAATTCTGTATGAAATTGCTATATTgtatataattgcttcatattcaATAACTTTATgtgtttttagatgtgaccaatatACAATGTCAATGTaaagattaatgattttttttatgtgtACAGTGATTTGGAAAGAAATTCAACCAAATTAAGCTCTTCCCAGGACCAGGAGGATAGTACATAGAGGAAAGagagtctctctctttctaccgCCTTCCCCCCTTCCCTGACTGCACCAGGGATATTTAGATAAAAGggtaagagggagagaaagaaaatatattcactgagttcagtgaaatttgttatttgagataggatagtaaaagcagttttaaaggagCTTTAATCAAAGCCCAATAAAGagatatgtaaattgtaatctctttgcactGATTGTGTTAATAGAAGATTTTAAGAGTTTGTAAActttaagaaaactaaaaagcagTTAGATGCTATCTTGACAACACTGGCAACAAATGTCCTGCTTTTGAGTTATCAAGAGCCAGACTTCTAAGGGCCCTTtcagctaaaaaaacaaaaacaaaaacaaaactgacatCTTCACCCTTTCTTGGACCACAAAAGAGAAAGCttttgtgtgaattggaaaataaccaaatggcaattcagtttgtctggaacatttaattagaatttagggaatctcatGAACTAAAGTTAAGTGAAATTTAAAATCCGTTCTAAGTTTTAAGAATGGTCTtgttttcttgaagaaaagaaatgaagggggATCTTCTATTTACCAGAGAAGTCATTAGAGCTCTTAGTGTCAGCAAATGTTTCCTGATAGCAagcctctgtttttcttttaggaTCTTTTAACCATTCATCTTTGTTCTACCTTTGGGGTTAAAATAAGACTAATTCCTCTTCCAGGTGATAGATTTTTAAAGAGGAGCATCTtgatggcacaggggatagagcacaaACTCTGGACTCAGGAGGACCCGAATTGCAATCTGCccccagacatttaacatttaataggTGTGTGAATctgaacaagtcacataaccaCAATTGTCTTGCCAAAATAATAATTGATCGATTTTTAAATACTAAAGTATAGCCCTTCTGCACAATACCCAATTAAAGCTACATCATGAGCATAGAATTCCTATCAACAATACTGTGTGAAAAATACATTATCTTAAGAGAGACAGTTGACATGGATGACATATCATTGTGATGTGGTTtagagtggtctagattcctggtggtctagaggttagtggctatgagagagttattaagaatcccgATCAAATCGGCCACAGGTTtcaggagtgaaagaattccCTCATTCctgaatattagttgcaaaatgaaagtttattgttagatggAAATCAATTTAACCAGAGACTGAATTCTATGGTGACAGATTTTTGGAAAATAGAGTTTTGCACCGAGAATGCAGTtttcagtggacagaaagtcctggcagcaaagagggctgccaaggtccatctgcaaagattttagttgatggaagctcattatattgggTATCAGTCTGGGCTGGTCagcccaagcaagtcagaatgggggctgggacaagcctggatctcctattgggattcaaagggatgcttttgagtAGGAGTTGTAATTGAATCAAAAGCCCTCACAacctggaaagacaacttgttTGGAGAGGACATGTCTCAGtgaggaggggctgggaatctgaaaggaatcatagatcaataggaaatacactttcttaaagggaccacaactcTCTTCAATaagactttcattttttcatcagaaagttatctgtttatatcctttgattatttatcattttgggaatgacttgtgttcttatcagtttgacacagttctttattttagaaattattttaaaataaattttagaaatttattttagaaatgaggcttttatcagaaacactggttgtaaaattttccccagctttgtgcttcccttttcattttgcttgtgttggttttgtttgtgcaaaaagtttttaataaaatataatcacaATTGTCCATTTTGCACTTCATGAtgttttgtaataattttttgaTTATAACTTCCTCCTGAATGGAATTTCTTAGTTTTGGGAAGGCTTTACTGATGTCCCTGCTCACTCTGACCTTTTATAATTCTCAGAAGACAAAATAGTCAGAGGAAAACTACTTCCTGGAGTAAGCCAAAGGGATAGAAACTAGAGAAACTAGAGAAAACTGTTAACTTGCTTATAGATCAGTTAAATGACATCCTAAATTCAGATTATTCACTTTTTGGGTCTCTATGTCTGAAAGTATCTCTTTCACCTCCCTGCTAAACTAATTTCTCTAATCAGATACAATCAGACCAAGAAGGATGGTGGAAACATAGAccacaaagtcaaaaatgaaataggaatttttgttgaaataagaaaaaggggaaagaaagagaagtaaatttacttttttgtctATGATCCCCTTAGAGTTGCTCCAGAGACTCCAGCCCTCTATCAAATACTATATTCCCAAAAGGTGACAGGGGACACctgcccttctctcttctcccattccCATCAGGGCAGGAGGAACAATGTTCCAAAGACAATGAATATCAATTTCTTGGGTGACTGACCTGGAGATGATGCTCTTTTCTCTGGTCTTGAAACTGTCTGCAGGATCCTCTGTTCTGAAACTGAGGCCACAGTAAGTCATGTCAAGAGTTTGGAGAAGTCTTTGTGGTTTCCTGTGTAGCAGCATTTGCCAGTCGGGGCGCAGAATTATTGGAAAATGGCCCCTTGTGGAAGATAATCTCAGCATTTTCCCCCAATGCTGATCATGTTTCTTTTCCTCTGATGCCTTgcgatctagctgcttccacccCATATGACCAATGAGATTAATGCTCTAAAATCTCATAccaattttctttttgctatttttaaatgtGTGGAATAAAACAGGCATTTACATAACATAAAACAGTAAAAAGACAATTGTACATGAAATAGCATACTCTGCACAACatgctttttcctttcaaatacacaatgaatttaagtaattttttttattccccccttctttccccccacgaTGGTTGGCATTAGACATAAATAATTGTTCTTAAAGCAAAGTGCTATcattgtatacagtgttctcttggttctgctcattttgttctttgtaagtcttgccatatttttctaaaatcatggggctcatcatttctttatagGACAGCAGTTTTCCATCAccatcatatatcacaatttgttcagccattccccaattgaagggccTCCCtgcagttttcagttctttgacactacaaagagagctactataaaaaaatctagaatattctttttccttaattatctttggaaatagaacAAATAGTAGTATTGCTGAGTGAAGAGACACAGGCAGTTTATTAActcttttagtttaatttaagATTGCCCTCCAcaatctttaattattttattatagaggGCCAGGAAATAAGAATACTTTCTGGGTCTTGAATCTTACAAtaacttggctcaccaaaacacccttttcttattgaaatttcttgtcaatataataaattaataatctaggGACTGAAACCAAATGCAAACACTTCATTTTGGATTAAAGGCAAACCTTTGAACTCTGGACAGGAAAAACAGCCCATAATAGCTACCAAACGCATTTGGGAAAAAGATAATAGAGACAAGGGTATGATAAACTTTTCCCTGTTGTGTATCTCAATTATTTGCATTTCTGTGTAAGTAACCAAGATCCAGGGCTTAGTCATTTACAAATCAATAGAACTTGTTTGTTAGAGAAAACTATTGGAACTTCAAAGAATGTACTTTGTATCAAGTCTGTGAGCATTTgaggtatatatatttatctccctgatcaataaactttgaagagTTCATAATTCTTGCATCTTAGCCTGGCCCTGCAATGTTTTCATACCCTTAATTCACACACTATgggagctggactccaacattTTATACTTCCACAAACATGGAATATGTCCAAGTTCTTTCATGTCTTTTCCAACTTTTGTCACTttttccttctatcattttaCCAATCTGggagatataaaatgatatctcaagattCTTTTAATCTGTATCTTGCCAGTCAAGGCTGATTTAGAGCATGTTTATGTGACAATAAATTGTTCTGATTTCTTCATTAggaaactacctgttcatatctttgaccatttatcaactgaggaatgactcaTATTGTTATAAATTGGACAAAGTTTTCATTACAACTTGTGGATTTCTCTCCAtctgatttttattcattatccTGTTCCTTCATCTTCCCCCCTTACTCTCTTATTCCTTGTTTTAACTACTCCTCTCAAATGCCTTCCCTTATCTTCTTTACCCACCCTCTCAATCTTATTTTACACATCCTTTGGAAAATCCTTTCCTCATCCTCttccagttttctcacctctCTAAGAGTTCAGAAGACTTCTAAATTTTTCAGATGTACACTTTGtcttgttgtgccacaattcccttttgatatcctgacctagtttccctatTGTCCtatttactctgcctcaggttataatcattccttcttaatgtttgacaggataaaggtttatccattttagatgtcattagaatatcagtaacctccctccattctgtcatcctaggtgccttccCCCATTAGGTTATTCCCACCCAGGtacttcccccattatgtcattgttcttgtaatcctataaaaaagcttgctctgTGATACTGAGGGcaggactctttgagatgatagtctcatctagccctgggaccaaccatggatccattggtcccagtatctctctccgtttaataaactattgatttggtctctaatctctgtcttgctcagtttctccggcattacattttggaggctccccagtgagataattagaaaatgagcaggaccagagataGAGACTTTTGGGTTTCTGCCTTGGGCAGGGTAGCTGcggatctgaattcttggcctggagagacCGGGCCCTCCTGGATTTTTTTACAGAGCCTCTGGGAGAgcgagcagtttccagccacaacagCTTGATGGTAGACACCCCCATTTTGGCCACGGCATCTGTCTGGATGCGGTTGTCAGTATTGGGGTATCTTTTAAAGACACCATTTGGCTTAGCCTTAATTATGTGTTGACCCGGACACGGTTGTCACTGTTGGGGTATCTTTGAGACATCATTTGGCTTGTTTCTTGATTAGTGTCGAATTGGATGTGGTTGTCACTATTGGGGTGTCCTTTTATCAAATCGAGCCCCAACCTTTTCAGGGCACTCAGAACCAACCTGGGTTTTGAGCTGTTCGGGAAGAATCTGTGCTCCTTCTTTTGTTTCACTCAATCTCTCAAGGTAGTGGGAAGAATATCTGTGTTCTGTCTCACCCTACTTACCAGGAAATCTGgaactctggacaaggtaaaagacttttttttctttccttatcttgcaGTGGACACCCAAGCCCAAGGTCGGGCTTGGGTTGTTGTTGGAGCTCTAAGGCTCTTGCACAATTCTTTAAGAATTGCTGTGGATTGACAAAAGGCCTTCTTTTGCCTGGCTCTAGGTGTCTAAGAGATAAGAGAGAGGCGGCaagaatttggaaaacaaaaagttttttacCTGTCTAGACACACCCTtgcctctaaaatctttccttgAGCAGATACTTTGCTtgaagaaactccctctgtcCAAATCCTTTCCAGACACAAAGGCCCTTCTTTTGCATCTCAatgcatttttaatctttttttttttttttttctctctcaccagAAAGCCCTGCTCTCCAGAAGGGACTCAAGAGGAGAGGAAGTGTCTCTTTAACTCCCCTCCCCAGACCAAGGAGACACATGGCCGTTCTGGGGATCCCACCCTTCTTGGGGGTCCCAGGTCAGCgctctctttgatctgttctgGGGAGATAACCGGAGAAACTTAAATGGAGCTGTGTTTGAGCCCTTCTCCTACTTCACTGTTAAATCCAATGGAGTCTTTAATGGTCAGGCTCTAGCCACGAGGAGAAAGGTCACTGAATTGAGATGAGTTTAGAAAATGTCTCTACCTACGGCTGCTACTCCCTGGATTCTATCTGGGGTTTTCTGGACAAAGATACTTGagagctttgccatttcttttgatAGTTCTCTTTACACATGACGAAATTGAAgcagagttgagtgacttgtgcagggttaTACAGCTACATTCTTAGATTGGATATGACCTCAGTTCTTCCCATTCCAGGCCTTGGAGTTCTGTCCTTTTTGAATATGCAGCTGCCTGGTATACaataggcacctaataaatgttcattgccTAGAGTTCACATCTTAGGCATCCACATAAATAATGGCAGGGGAATCCTGATTTTCCTCCCAGGGAGAGGGGAATTGCTACGGGATCTGGGGCAGGCAGCTCATTTCAAGGGCTGCTGTATCTGAGCATCTTCTTCTTAGTCTCAGAATGTAGTCTCTGAGCTGCTGGTGTGGGGGGTGTTTGTTGTCCTACCTCCCAACTCCAGCTCATTCCCAAGGGCCCTCTGGAGCACCACCCTGAGAGGCTCCCTCCTCCTATTCCCTAGTCTGCCCACGAAGAAGTAAATGAGGGGGTTCACACTGCTGTTCACACAGGCCAGGAGGTTAAAAAGCCAATACATTATGGGATCTATTTTGCTGAGAAAATACATGCTATCCCAGATCCCCCAGGGCAGGCCGCAGAGCAGGAACACGAGGAccatgagcaggaccaggaggtagAGCCTGGGGTGCTGCCGGGGCTGGGAGCTGCAAGGGATCTTCAGCAGCAGAGTCAGGCTGGACACGCACATCACACAGGTGAGGAGGAGGAGCCACGTACCCAGGATGGTGACGAAGGTGAAAATGTTATGATGAAAACTATCCGAAAGAACAAAAGGTAGTAGCCAAAACATCCCGCTCAGAGCCCAGAGCCCGGCGCAGACCGCAACCGGCCTGTGTTTGGGGCGGTGACATCGGTACCAGATGGGGAAGAGAGCGGAGAGACAGCGCTCGGTGCTGATCACGGTCAGGAGGCTCAGGCCCGCAATGTAGAATATATATGTGAGGAAAAGCAGTATTTCACATGTTAAatcaaaaaattcagaaaatgtaAGTATGGATCtaagaaaggagaaacaaaggaAGAGGGCGTCGGCCGCCGCCAGGTTGAGGATGTAGACGGAGAAGGGGGTCCTGCGGATGCGGAAGCCCAGGAACCACAAGACGGCTCCGTTCCCCAGCAGCCCAACCAGGGCAATGAGCAGAGAGGGGATGTTCAGCCAGTCAAGGCTTCCAGATGAACTATCAC of the Sarcophilus harrisii chromosome 6, mSarHar1.11, whole genome shotgun sequence genome contains:
- the LOC100932221 gene encoding mas-related G-protein coupled receptor member X2-like, translating into MTVSPTPEYPGFGSDNSTQNSEGDSSSGSLDWLNIPSLLIALVGLLGNGAVLWFLGFRIRRTPFSVYILNLAAADALFLCFSFLRSILTFSEFFDLTCEILLFLTYIFYIAGLSLLTVISTERCLSALFPIWYRCHRPKHRPVAVCAGLWALSGMFWLLPFVLSDSFHHNIFTFVTILGTWLLLLTCVMCVSSLTLLLKIPCSSQPRQHPRLYLLVLLMVLVFLLCGLPWGIWDSMYFLSKIDPIMYWLFNLLACVNSSVNPLIYFFVGRLGNRRREPLRVVLQRALGNELELGGRTTNTPHTSSSETTF